A region of Candidatus Methylacidiphilales bacterium DNA encodes the following proteins:
- a CDS encoding helix-turn-helix transcriptional regulator, with amino-acid sequence MLSARRGVVSSREVWETDGVPEDLHFSLLIDTGAGLKFSHAGQTLRAAREGLFMVRDHGVKVVCEPVGPPFPRFLTVSVRCQPPRAATSLAGGGMLELDAPGRQRVQALMEWILDLMRIRNPTDAKMARRVAGLLLDFLLCGEASAGLLGRPSPPPLPPVITRALMLMHAHVDRTGGRSNNLQHLAQRAGVSPRTLRRIFLQTLGLRPRDCLGRIRVRQAAQMIRDSARSLADIAATTGFSDQGHLARHFRSAYGMSPAAFRANPAIAIDRMPIPGLTALEPNTFVQFGIRDVDLSGSTTAAEMEKGLMQLLKKQQGPRVTGQWTPLEPGRARRACLRTPNRCWLKSGLLWENLRSGRLDFFGVPFWLPEETPERPSAVVFPSNSAPDEVSVDGVDIDLKGKKYTRLALLHACAYAGLGSGPVARIGLHPANGGRVSFAIHLASEGTQASPTRSRPEDPLLSDWWPLYLGQANASSKPVLIVNPDSPLFNIRRAFLWEWQNPQPNVPLKKMTLRPCGISGACYVLLALSGQVATV; translated from the coding sequence GTGCTCTCAGCCAGACGGGGGGTGGTTTCGTCGCGCGAAGTCTGGGAAACCGACGGTGTTCCAGAGGATCTGCATTTCAGCCTCCTGATCGACACAGGGGCGGGATTGAAGTTTTCCCACGCCGGCCAAACTCTGCGCGCAGCACGCGAAGGCTTATTCATGGTGCGCGACCATGGGGTGAAGGTGGTGTGCGAACCGGTAGGGCCACCCTTCCCCCGCTTTCTCACTGTGAGCGTCCGGTGTCAACCACCCAGGGCCGCCACATCGCTGGCCGGCGGGGGAATGCTTGAACTCGATGCGCCCGGGCGCCAGCGGGTTCAGGCTCTCATGGAGTGGATACTGGACCTGATGCGAATCCGCAACCCCACGGACGCCAAAATGGCCCGGCGTGTGGCGGGACTGTTGCTGGACTTTCTCCTTTGCGGGGAGGCCTCGGCCGGTCTCCTGGGCCGTCCGTCCCCTCCACCGCTGCCACCAGTCATCACGCGGGCACTGATGTTGATGCATGCGCACGTGGACCGAACGGGGGGAAGGTCAAACAATCTGCAACATCTGGCCCAGCGCGCCGGGGTCAGTCCCCGGACCCTGAGGCGAATCTTCCTGCAAACACTTGGCCTGAGACCCCGGGATTGCCTAGGCCGAATCCGGGTGCGGCAGGCAGCCCAGATGATCCGCGATTCCGCCCGCAGCCTGGCAGATATCGCTGCCACCACGGGATTTTCCGACCAGGGGCATTTGGCCCGACATTTCCGCAGCGCCTACGGCATGTCCCCTGCCGCCTTCCGTGCCAACCCCGCCATTGCCATCGACCGCATGCCCATCCCCGGCCTGACCGCTTTAGAGCCCAACACATTTGTACAATTTGGCATCCGGGATGTTGACCTGTCCGGCAGCACAACGGCGGCGGAGATGGAAAAGGGCCTCATGCAACTGCTTAAAAAGCAACAGGGTCCGCGCGTCACAGGCCAGTGGACTCCGCTGGAGCCGGGCCGCGCCCGCCGCGCCTGTCTGCGCACGCCCAACCGATGCTGGTTGAAGAGCGGCCTGCTGTGGGAAAACTTGCGCAGCGGCCGCCTAGATTTTTTCGGCGTCCCGTTCTGGCTCCCGGAAGAGACTCCCGAGCGTCCCTCTGCCGTGGTGTTTCCCAGCAATTCCGCTCCGGATGAAGTCTCCGTGGACGGGGTCGACATCGACCTCAAAGGAAAAAAATACACCCGCCTGGCCCTGCTCCATGCCTGCGCCTATGCCGGCCTGGGCAGCGGCCCCGTGGCACGGATCGGACTACACCCAGCCAACGGCGGCAGGGTCTCGTTCGCGATTCATCTGGCTTCCGAAGGAACCCAGGCATCCCCCACCAGAAGCCGGCCCGAGGATCCCCTTCTCTCCGATTGGTGGCCCCTGTATCTTGGGCAGGCCAATGCCTCCTCCAAACCTGTCTTGATCGTGAATCCGGATTCTCCCCTTTTCAACATCCGCCGGGCCTTTCTTTGGGAATGGCAAAATCCACAGCCGAATGTGCCCCTCAAGAAAATGACCCTGCGCCCCTGCGGGATCTCTGGAGCCTGTTACGTCCTGTTGGCCCTTTCCGGACAAGTCGCCACTGTGTGA
- a CDS encoding MFS transporter produces the protein MKDPVRVTPLVSSSPAITPESPAAGPVLKTPEHSSVSKPLTLGEKIGYGSGGIAFVLAYSLLSQLAFPIFNISLGMNATLVGVALAVGRFWDAITDPVMGWFSDNARTPWGRRCPFILLGGLLCALTFPLFWFISRGWPEWGQFAWLTGCIILYYTSTTVFCVPYLSLGYELNPDPIERTRLQAWSTYFIAAVSLGMPWIYRGAQSEVFPDTLTGMRWLGVLCGVVFFASALPVFLGCREPRDASALQGEKSSFWNGFVLTLSNRPFVLLVLGVVTTMLAVPTLIGSLAVYINTYYIFNGDTKTGAAYAAAFTTLYYIVKFTILPFSVKLVARFGKIRVMQGALWVGIFGSISQYFLYTPAAPWLQFVTALFLSPALTCFWLLVNPMKADCTDYDEWKTGQRRSGSYAAVANWMEKMAMSVFLVFSGMLLDWSGFDPALGAAQAEQTTWIWRMAFAGVPATGYAIALVCLHFYPLTDEKMSAIRADLEARNILQEQAP, from the coding sequence ATGAAAGATCCCGTCCGGGTTACGCCTCTCGTTTCGAGTTCCCCCGCCATTACCCCGGAGTCCCCTGCTGCAGGCCCGGTCCTGAAAACTCCTGAACATTCCTCCGTTTCCAAACCCCTCACCTTGGGCGAAAAAATCGGGTACGGCTCTGGGGGCATCGCCTTTGTTCTGGCCTATTCGTTGCTGTCCCAGCTGGCCTTTCCGATCTTCAACATCTCTCTGGGTATGAACGCCACGTTGGTGGGTGTGGCCCTTGCCGTGGGTCGGTTCTGGGACGCCATCACCGACCCAGTAATGGGATGGTTCAGCGACAACGCACGGACGCCATGGGGACGACGCTGTCCATTTATCCTGCTGGGCGGATTGCTCTGCGCCCTCACCTTTCCGCTCTTCTGGTTTATCTCGCGCGGATGGCCGGAATGGGGCCAGTTCGCGTGGCTCACCGGCTGCATCATCCTATACTACACATCCACCACGGTTTTCTGTGTGCCCTACCTTTCCCTGGGCTACGAATTGAATCCCGACCCGATCGAACGCACCCGTCTGCAGGCTTGGAGCACTTATTTCATTGCAGCGGTCTCGCTGGGCATGCCCTGGATTTATCGCGGTGCTCAATCGGAGGTTTTTCCCGACACCCTCACAGGGATGCGCTGGCTGGGAGTGCTCTGCGGGGTCGTGTTTTTCGCCTCCGCGCTTCCGGTCTTCCTGGGATGCCGCGAGCCACGCGATGCCTCCGCGCTCCAAGGCGAGAAATCCTCTTTCTGGAACGGGTTTGTGCTAACGCTGTCAAACCGGCCATTCGTTCTGCTGGTTCTTGGAGTCGTGACCACCATGCTGGCCGTGCCAACCTTGATCGGCTCGCTCGCCGTTTACATCAATACTTACTATATTTTCAATGGCGACACCAAGACCGGCGCTGCCTACGCGGCCGCGTTTACGACGCTTTATTACATCGTGAAATTCACCATCCTTCCCTTTTCAGTCAAACTGGTGGCGCGCTTCGGCAAGATACGGGTCATGCAAGGCGCCCTGTGGGTGGGCATTTTCGGCTCGATCAGCCAGTATTTTCTTTATACACCGGCCGCTCCTTGGTTGCAGTTTGTGACGGCGCTCTTCCTCTCCCCGGCCCTCACCTGCTTCTGGTTGCTCGTGAACCCGATGAAAGCCGACTGCACCGACTACGACGAATGGAAAACCGGGCAACGCCGCTCGGGCAGCTACGCGGCCGTGGCCAACTGGATGGAAAAGATGGCCATGAGCGTATTTCTGGTTTTTTCCGGGATGTTGCTCGACTGGAGCGGCTTTGATCCCGCATTGGGGGCGGCGCAGGCCGAACAAACCACGTGGATCTGGCGCATGGCCTTCGCAGGGGTGCCCGCAACCGGTTACGCCATCGCGTTGGTTTGTCTGCATTTTTATCCGCTGACCGATGAAAAAATGAGCGCCATCCGCGCCGATTTGGAAGCCCGCAACATCCTGCAGGAACAAGCACCTTGA
- a CDS encoding right-handed parallel beta-helix repeat-containing protein → MIPRHFPLALIFLPALALASNPVEFFVAPEGGKDGDGTRQRPFTRLETARDAARAANQAGKGPVTVHFLGGTYRLRETLHLDAGDSGRGGAPTVYRAAKGVLPVLSGGEVVTGWRVTEASAGLYEATVGPALFRQVYLDGKLLTRARHPNGGWHGPFWRMTGADIKGRRLHIQRDLWDEVKALAGKSVLEVVWNGHWTHYRGKVGAVEKADGHTAIGIDSPDEASFFVKPLDYFKNVPFYFEGAATFVDEVGEWHHDPASGILRVRFGSGVDPSSHVVEVPRLDVLLTVEGTPDQPVRHLEIQGLGFETSNWTRPSTRSFPSTQLAQPYGGPRDYEGRDYPTGMIRVRHADGFAVRKCRIRNAGATGIQFWQNVSNSDIEGNEIGPVMANGIEIDPESRPLRFMEAEGPGDHERLIRERCTNNAIWNNRIRECGRQYVNGGAILAHFVSKLLVDHNEISDLPYTAIQIGNQPGGYKDWGCHENRVRGNRIQRVMQLLDDGGAIYTLGGQQHGTVIEENYISDLVRNPWTGNVWLAGIYLDNFTQFVTVRRNVIVNAPTFYASINGAKDNTFIENEGLTIQDQQKDGLRPGTQRVIGFRPMKEIEAVKDQSGPRPGYDPRAPRSGDSGKKSIL, encoded by the coding sequence TTGATCCCACGACACTTCCCCTTGGCTCTCATCTTCCTGCCTGCGCTAGCACTGGCCAGCAATCCCGTCGAATTCTTTGTGGCTCCTGAGGGCGGCAAAGACGGTGACGGGACCCGCCAACGGCCCTTCACCCGGTTGGAGACCGCGCGGGACGCCGCACGGGCCGCAAACCAAGCGGGCAAGGGACCAGTGACCGTCCATTTCCTCGGCGGCACCTACCGGCTCCGGGAGACCCTCCATCTGGATGCCGGGGATTCCGGACGGGGCGGAGCACCCACCGTCTATCGTGCGGCGAAAGGGGTGCTTCCGGTGCTCAGCGGAGGGGAAGTGGTGACCGGCTGGCGTGTCACCGAAGCCAGCGCCGGCCTTTATGAAGCCACGGTCGGCCCTGCCCTTTTCCGCCAGGTCTACTTGGATGGCAAGCTTCTGACGCGGGCGCGCCACCCAAACGGAGGCTGGCACGGTCCCTTCTGGCGAATGACGGGAGCGGATATCAAGGGCCGACGATTGCACATCCAGCGCGACCTTTGGGACGAAGTGAAGGCCCTGGCGGGAAAGTCTGTGCTGGAGGTGGTCTGGAACGGCCATTGGACCCATTACCGCGGGAAAGTCGGGGCAGTGGAAAAGGCGGACGGGCACACGGCCATCGGAATCGATTCTCCCGACGAGGCCTCGTTTTTCGTGAAGCCGCTGGATTACTTCAAGAACGTCCCCTTCTATTTCGAGGGAGCCGCCACGTTCGTCGATGAAGTGGGAGAGTGGCATCACGACCCCGCAAGCGGAATCTTGCGCGTCCGCTTCGGTTCCGGGGTCGACCCTTCCTCGCATGTCGTCGAAGTGCCCCGCTTGGATGTGTTACTCACCGTCGAAGGAACGCCGGACCAACCCGTGCGGCATCTGGAAATTCAAGGCCTTGGTTTTGAGACAAGCAATTGGACGCGTCCCAGCACCCGCTCGTTTCCTTCCACCCAGTTGGCCCAACCCTACGGCGGACCCCGTGACTACGAGGGCAGGGACTACCCCACCGGCATGATCCGCGTGCGCCATGCGGACGGTTTCGCAGTGAGAAAATGCCGCATCCGCAACGCTGGAGCGACCGGAATCCAATTCTGGCAGAATGTTTCCAACTCGGACATCGAGGGAAACGAAATCGGCCCGGTGATGGCCAATGGAATCGAAATCGATCCCGAGTCGCGCCCTTTGCGCTTCATGGAAGCCGAGGGCCCCGGCGATCACGAACGCCTGATCCGTGAACGCTGCACCAACAACGCCATTTGGAACAACCGCATCCGTGAATGCGGCCGCCAATACGTCAACGGTGGCGCCATCCTGGCCCACTTCGTCAGCAAACTGTTGGTCGACCACAACGAGATTTCCGACCTGCCTTATACGGCCATCCAAATCGGCAACCAACCCGGTGGCTACAAGGACTGGGGCTGCCATGAAAACCGGGTCCGAGGCAACCGCATCCAACGGGTCATGCAGTTGCTGGATGATGGCGGGGCCATTTATACCCTCGGTGGCCAGCAGCACGGAACAGTCATAGAAGAAAATTATATCTCCGATCTGGTGCGCAACCCCTGGACGGGCAATGTCTGGCTCGCGGGCATCTACTTGGACAACTTCACCCAATTCGTGACTGTGCGGCGCAATGTCATAGTCAATGCCCCCACTTTCTACGCGTCAATCAATGGCGCCAAAGACAATACCTTCATCGAAAATGAAGGCCTGACCATCCAAGACCAACAGAAGGACGGCTTACGCCCGGGGACACAGCGCGTGATCGGCTTTCGTCCCATGAAGGAAATCGAAGCGGTCAAAGATCAATCAGGGCCGCGACCCGGCTATGATCCCCGTGCGCCACGCAGCGGCGATTCCGGTAAAAAATCAATTCTTTGA